In Nicotiana tabacum cultivar K326 chromosome 11, ASM71507v2, whole genome shotgun sequence, a single window of DNA contains:
- the LOC107797094 gene encoding uncharacterized protein LOC107797094, producing the protein MTSDMTVPWLVGGDFNVIWDEEEKYGGLLVSLIEVDDFRHYINTCNLTDLGFKGSIFTWWNGRSKEDCIFKRLDKCFGNNELQQTFPGLEITHLSKIRSDHCPMLLKCDIETPPIKKSFRFLNFWTKHETFKDVVKENWNADFSANPFCIFNYKLKKLKQTLSTWSRATYGDIFQKIASLEEVVLVHERQFEVNPTQMNRQRLQQVQAEMIKYLALEEEFWRQKAGMLWFKDGDRNTKFFHAQVNGRRKRLKLSRIQNSLGNWIEEDHLIAEEAIKFYKDQFTETAVPNDFDILNHVPSMVDTDQHERLMALPSNEEVKRVVMGLNGDSAGGPDGFTGAFYQIC; encoded by the coding sequence ATGACATCAGATATGACAGTACCTTGGCTAGTTGGAGGCGACTTTAATGTGATATGGGATGAGGAAGAGAAATATGGGGGCTTGCTAGTTTCTCTCATTGAAGTAGACGACTTCAGACACTACATCAATACCTGCAACTTGACAGACTTGGGTTTTAAAGGAAgcatatttacatggtggaatggaaGATCAAAGGAGGATTGCATTTTTAAAAGGTTGGACAAATGTTTTGGCAATAATGAATTGCAACAGACCTTTCCTGGATTGGAGATAACTCACCTATCCAAAATTAGGTCTGATCATTGCCCAATGCTGCTCAAATGTGATATAGAAACTCCTCCAATTAAAAAGTCATTCAGATTTCTTAACTTCTGGACAAAGCATGAAACCTTCAAAGATGTAGTAAAGGAGAATTGGAATGCTGATTTTAGTGCTAACCCTTTCTGCATTTTTAACTACAAGTTAAAGAAGCTTAAACAAACACTATCTACCTGGAGCAGAGCTACATATGGGGATATATTCCAGAAGATTGCAAGCCTTGAGGAGGTGGTCCTGGTTCATGAAAGACAATTTGAAGTAAATCCTACACAGATGAATAGACAAAGATTACAACAGGTCCAAGCTGAAATGATTAAATATCTTGCATTAGAAGAAGAATTCTGGAGACAAAAAGCTGGCATGTTATGGTTCAAAGATGGCGATAGAAACACTAAATTCTTCCATGCTCAAGTTAATGGGAGAAGGAAGAGACTGAAATTATCAAGGATCCAGAATAGCCTTGGTAACTGGATCGAAGAAGATCACTTAATAGCAGAAGAAGCAATAAAGTTCTACAAAGATCAATTTACTGAGACTGCAGTTCCGAATGATTTTGACATTCTAAATCATGTACCTTCAATGGTAGATACTGATCAACATGAAAGATTGATGGCCTTGCCTTCCAATGAAGAAGTGAAGAGAGTTGTTATGGGGTTGAATGGAGACTCAGCTGGTGGACCGGATGGATTCACTGGAGCCTTTTACCAAATATGCTAG